A single genomic interval of Astyanax mexicanus isolate ESR-SI-001 chromosome 4, AstMex3_surface, whole genome shotgun sequence harbors:
- the LOC111196873 gene encoding uncharacterized protein LOC111196873 isoform X8 — MYDLEKLMKKDDVPGHILLGHVGLFPLTVDSFRSLYGPNRISDEIMDALFHIKSKGDLDLLAITTHSMSKILDGCKRARSTYFMKTDKLQNYKRVMGPYLEGDHWTFVHCNLESKEIVYCNSFGESKEKCETIRDTWELFAKRRDILGPWTVKTLPHSTQLDSVSCGVFTIMFAECVLDGKEFPNICILNKRKDLASELWAGLDHKRNYCSCGERFLPKDGVKCSACSGYFHGKCLKAKGQCVICAAGCSSTEQVNTDVCETSQKSGYSCVDEDQITLRVCDMVSCETEEPHEEEPHEEEPHEEEPHEEEPHEEERKDGFYVESLLKVASSKKVKR, encoded by the exons ATGTACG ACCTTGAGAAACTAATGAAGAAGGATGACGTCCCTGGCCATATTCTTTTGGGACATGTGGGGCTGTTCCCACTAACTGTAGACAGCTTTCGGTCATTGTATGGCCCAAACAGAATTTCAGATGAG ATCATGGATGCCCTTTTCCACATTAAGAGCAAG GGTGATTTGGATCTTCTTGCCATAACGACCCATAGCATGTCAAAGATCCTTGATGGGTGCAAAAGGGCAAGGAGTACATACTTCATGAAG ACTGacaaactacaaaactacaaaagaGTTATGGGTCCTTACCTAGAGGGAGATCACTGGACCTTTGTT CATTGCAACTTGGAAAGTAAAGAGATTGTGTATTGTAATTCCTTTGGAGAGTCAAAGGAGAAATGTGAAACCATCAGAGACACCTGGGA ACTGTTTGCAAAGAGGAGAGATATTCTTGGTCCATGGACAGTCAAAACCTTACCACATTCAACACAGCTGGATTCCGTGTCATGTGGAGTTTTCACCATAATG TTTGCAGAATGTGTTCTTGATGGTAAGGAGTTTCCCAACATCTGTATACTAAACAAACGTAAAGACCTGGCTTCTGAGCTGTGGGCAGGACTAG ATCACAAAAGAAATTATTGCAGTTGTGGTGAAAGATTCCTGCCTAAAGATGGG GTTAAATGCAGTGCCTGCAGTGGGTATTTTCATGGCAAGTGCCTCAAAGCAAAAGGCCAGTGTGTCATCTGTGCAG CTGGCTGTAGCAGCACTGAGCAGGTGAACACTGATGTCTGTGAGACCAGTCAGAAGAGTGGGTATTCGT GTGTGGATGAAGACCAGATCACCCTCAGGGTCTGTGACATGG TCAGCTGTGAAACTGAGGAGCCACATGAGGAGGAGCCACATGAGGAGGAGCCACATGAGGAGGAGCCACATGAGGAGGAGCCACATGAGGAGGAGAGAAAAG ATGGGTTCTATGTAGAGAGCCTTCTCAAAGTTGCAAGCTCCAAGAAAGTTAAAAG ATGA
- the LOC111196873 gene encoding uncharacterized protein LOC111196873 isoform X6: protein MYDLEKLMKKDDVPGHILLGHVGLFPLTVDSFRSLYGPNRISDEIMDALFHIKSKGDLDLLAITTHSMSKILDGCKRARSTYFMKTDKLQNYKRVMGPYLEGDHWTFVHCNLESKEIVYCNSFGESKEKCETIRDTWELFAKRRDILGPWTVKTLPHSTQLDSVSCGVFTIMVKCSACSGYFHGKCLKAKGQCVICAGVDEDQITLRVCDMVSCETEEPHEEEPHEEEPHEEEPHEEEPHEEERKDGFYVESLLKVASSKKVKRHFVTVAELQRRCSAPENYSANLMVTYLRKAKHKKKELEGQLRQAGVQPSKYAANTTMCSRLVEDECKSLAEDLGQLTKHIPFESIGKRLAEGNKNIPSAIVKVEELSAELQEVEKVLNEHFETYNKVTHTLGPSVSHVVFSLIKQCLTAKMTALEEMNSC from the exons ATGTACG ACCTTGAGAAACTAATGAAGAAGGATGACGTCCCTGGCCATATTCTTTTGGGACATGTGGGGCTGTTCCCACTAACTGTAGACAGCTTTCGGTCATTGTATGGCCCAAACAGAATTTCAGATGAG ATCATGGATGCCCTTTTCCACATTAAGAGCAAG GGTGATTTGGATCTTCTTGCCATAACGACCCATAGCATGTCAAAGATCCTTGATGGGTGCAAAAGGGCAAGGAGTACATACTTCATGAAG ACTGacaaactacaaaactacaaaagaGTTATGGGTCCTTACCTAGAGGGAGATCACTGGACCTTTGTT CATTGCAACTTGGAAAGTAAAGAGATTGTGTATTGTAATTCCTTTGGAGAGTCAAAGGAGAAATGTGAAACCATCAGAGACACCTGGGA ACTGTTTGCAAAGAGGAGAGATATTCTTGGTCCATGGACAGTCAAAACCTTACCACATTCAACACAGCTGGATTCCGTGTCATGTGGAGTTTTCACCATAATG GTTAAATGCAGTGCCTGCAGTGGGTATTTTCATGGCAAGTGCCTCAAAGCAAAAGGCCAGTGTGTCATCTGTGCAG GTGTGGATGAAGACCAGATCACCCTCAGGGTCTGTGACATGG TCAGCTGTGAAACTGAGGAGCCACATGAGGAGGAGCCACATGAGGAGGAGCCACATGAGGAGGAGCCACATGAGGAGGAGCCACATGAGGAGGAGAGAAAAG ATGGGTTCTATGTAGAGAGCCTTCTCAAAGTTGCAAGCTCCAAGAAAGTTAAAAG GCACTTTGTAACAGTTGCAGAGCTACAGAGGAGATGCTCAGCCCCAGAAAACTACTCTGCCAACCTCATGGTCACATACTTGAGGAAGGCAAAACATAAGAAAAAGGAGTTAGAAGGGCAGTTGAGACAGGCAGGAGTGCAACCTTCTAAATATGCAGCAAACACTACTATGTGCTCCCGGCTGGTGGAAG ATGAGTGCAAAAGTCTGGCAGAGGACCTTGGACAGCTCACAAAGCACATCCCCTTTGAAAGCATTGGGAAAAGACTGGCTGAGGGCAACAAAAACATACCATCTGCTATTGTAAAAGTTGAAGAATTGAG TGCTGAACTACAGGAAGTGGAGAAAGTCCTTAATGAACACTTTGAGACCTATAACAAGGTCACACACACGCTTGGGCCCAGTGTCAGCCATGTGGTGTTCAGTTTGATAAAACAGTGCCTAACTGCAAAAATGACTGCTCTAGAAGAGATGAACAGCTGCTGA
- the LOC111196873 gene encoding uncharacterized protein LOC111196873 isoform X2, producing the protein MYDLEKLMKKDDVPGHILLGHVGLFPLTVDSFRSLYGPNRISDEIMDALFHIKSKGDLDLLAITTHSMSKILDGCKRARSTYFMKTDKLQNYKRVMGPYLEGDHWTFVHCNLESKEIVYCNSFGESKEKCETIRDTWELFAKRRDILGPWTVKTLPHSTQLDSVSCGVFTIMFAECVLDGKEFPNICILNKRKDLASELWAGLDHKRNYCSCGERFLPKDGVKCSACSGYFHGKCLKAKGQCVICAAGCSSTEQVNTDVCETSQKSVDEDQITLRVCDMVSCETEEPHEEEPHEEEPHEEEPHEEEPHEEERKDGFYVESLLKVASSKKVKRHFVTVAELQRRCSAPENYSANLMVTYLRKAKHKKKELEGQLRQAGVQPSKYAANTTMCSRLVEDECKSLAEDLGQLTKHIPFESIGKRLAEGNKNIPSAIVKVEELSAELQEVEKVLNEHFETYNKVTHTLGPSVSHVVFSLIKQCLTAKMTALEEMNSC; encoded by the exons ATGTACG ACCTTGAGAAACTAATGAAGAAGGATGACGTCCCTGGCCATATTCTTTTGGGACATGTGGGGCTGTTCCCACTAACTGTAGACAGCTTTCGGTCATTGTATGGCCCAAACAGAATTTCAGATGAG ATCATGGATGCCCTTTTCCACATTAAGAGCAAG GGTGATTTGGATCTTCTTGCCATAACGACCCATAGCATGTCAAAGATCCTTGATGGGTGCAAAAGGGCAAGGAGTACATACTTCATGAAG ACTGacaaactacaaaactacaaaagaGTTATGGGTCCTTACCTAGAGGGAGATCACTGGACCTTTGTT CATTGCAACTTGGAAAGTAAAGAGATTGTGTATTGTAATTCCTTTGGAGAGTCAAAGGAGAAATGTGAAACCATCAGAGACACCTGGGA ACTGTTTGCAAAGAGGAGAGATATTCTTGGTCCATGGACAGTCAAAACCTTACCACATTCAACACAGCTGGATTCCGTGTCATGTGGAGTTTTCACCATAATG TTTGCAGAATGTGTTCTTGATGGTAAGGAGTTTCCCAACATCTGTATACTAAACAAACGTAAAGACCTGGCTTCTGAGCTGTGGGCAGGACTAG ATCACAAAAGAAATTATTGCAGTTGTGGTGAAAGATTCCTGCCTAAAGATGGG GTTAAATGCAGTGCCTGCAGTGGGTATTTTCATGGCAAGTGCCTCAAAGCAAAAGGCCAGTGTGTCATCTGTGCAG CTGGCTGTAGCAGCACTGAGCAGGTGAACACTGATGTCTGTGAGACCAGTCAGAAGA GTGTGGATGAAGACCAGATCACCCTCAGGGTCTGTGACATGG TCAGCTGTGAAACTGAGGAGCCACATGAGGAGGAGCCACATGAGGAGGAGCCACATGAGGAGGAGCCACATGAGGAGGAGCCACATGAGGAGGAGAGAAAAG ATGGGTTCTATGTAGAGAGCCTTCTCAAAGTTGCAAGCTCCAAGAAAGTTAAAAG GCACTTTGTAACAGTTGCAGAGCTACAGAGGAGATGCTCAGCCCCAGAAAACTACTCTGCCAACCTCATGGTCACATACTTGAGGAAGGCAAAACATAAGAAAAAGGAGTTAGAAGGGCAGTTGAGACAGGCAGGAGTGCAACCTTCTAAATATGCAGCAAACACTACTATGTGCTCCCGGCTGGTGGAAG ATGAGTGCAAAAGTCTGGCAGAGGACCTTGGACAGCTCACAAAGCACATCCCCTTTGAAAGCATTGGGAAAAGACTGGCTGAGGGCAACAAAAACATACCATCTGCTATTGTAAAAGTTGAAGAATTGAG TGCTGAACTACAGGAAGTGGAGAAAGTCCTTAATGAACACTTTGAGACCTATAACAAGGTCACACACACGCTTGGGCCCAGTGTCAGCCATGTGGTGTTCAGTTTGATAAAACAGTGCCTAACTGCAAAAATGACTGCTCTAGAAGAGATGAACAGCTGCTGA
- the LOC111196873 gene encoding uncharacterized protein LOC111196873 isoform X4 encodes MYDLEKLMKKDDVPGHILLGHVGLFPLTVDSFRSLYGPNRISDEIMDALFHIKSKGDLDLLAITTHSMSKILDGCKRARSTYFMKTDKLQNYKRVMGPYLEGDHWTFVHCNLESKEIVYCNSFGESKEKCETIRDTWELFAKRRDILGPWTVKTLPHSTQLDSVSCGVFTIMFAECVLDGKEFPNICILNKRKDLASELWAGLDHKRNYCSCGERFLPKDGVKCSACSGYFHGKCLKAKGQCVICAGVDEDQITLRVCDMVSCETEEPHEEEPHEEEPHEEEPHEEEPHEEERKDGFYVESLLKVASSKKVKRHFVTVAELQRRCSAPENYSANLMVTYLRKAKHKKKELEGQLRQAGVQPSKYAANTTMCSRLVEDECKSLAEDLGQLTKHIPFESIGKRLAEGNKNIPSAIVKVEELSAELQEVEKVLNEHFETYNKVTHTLGPSVSHVVFSLIKQCLTAKMTALEEMNSC; translated from the exons ATGTACG ACCTTGAGAAACTAATGAAGAAGGATGACGTCCCTGGCCATATTCTTTTGGGACATGTGGGGCTGTTCCCACTAACTGTAGACAGCTTTCGGTCATTGTATGGCCCAAACAGAATTTCAGATGAG ATCATGGATGCCCTTTTCCACATTAAGAGCAAG GGTGATTTGGATCTTCTTGCCATAACGACCCATAGCATGTCAAAGATCCTTGATGGGTGCAAAAGGGCAAGGAGTACATACTTCATGAAG ACTGacaaactacaaaactacaaaagaGTTATGGGTCCTTACCTAGAGGGAGATCACTGGACCTTTGTT CATTGCAACTTGGAAAGTAAAGAGATTGTGTATTGTAATTCCTTTGGAGAGTCAAAGGAGAAATGTGAAACCATCAGAGACACCTGGGA ACTGTTTGCAAAGAGGAGAGATATTCTTGGTCCATGGACAGTCAAAACCTTACCACATTCAACACAGCTGGATTCCGTGTCATGTGGAGTTTTCACCATAATG TTTGCAGAATGTGTTCTTGATGGTAAGGAGTTTCCCAACATCTGTATACTAAACAAACGTAAAGACCTGGCTTCTGAGCTGTGGGCAGGACTAG ATCACAAAAGAAATTATTGCAGTTGTGGTGAAAGATTCCTGCCTAAAGATGGG GTTAAATGCAGTGCCTGCAGTGGGTATTTTCATGGCAAGTGCCTCAAAGCAAAAGGCCAGTGTGTCATCTGTGCAG GTGTGGATGAAGACCAGATCACCCTCAGGGTCTGTGACATGG TCAGCTGTGAAACTGAGGAGCCACATGAGGAGGAGCCACATGAGGAGGAGCCACATGAGGAGGAGCCACATGAGGAGGAGCCACATGAGGAGGAGAGAAAAG ATGGGTTCTATGTAGAGAGCCTTCTCAAAGTTGCAAGCTCCAAGAAAGTTAAAAG GCACTTTGTAACAGTTGCAGAGCTACAGAGGAGATGCTCAGCCCCAGAAAACTACTCTGCCAACCTCATGGTCACATACTTGAGGAAGGCAAAACATAAGAAAAAGGAGTTAGAAGGGCAGTTGAGACAGGCAGGAGTGCAACCTTCTAAATATGCAGCAAACACTACTATGTGCTCCCGGCTGGTGGAAG ATGAGTGCAAAAGTCTGGCAGAGGACCTTGGACAGCTCACAAAGCACATCCCCTTTGAAAGCATTGGGAAAAGACTGGCTGAGGGCAACAAAAACATACCATCTGCTATTGTAAAAGTTGAAGAATTGAG TGCTGAACTACAGGAAGTGGAGAAAGTCCTTAATGAACACTTTGAGACCTATAACAAGGTCACACACACGCTTGGGCCCAGTGTCAGCCATGTGGTGTTCAGTTTGATAAAACAGTGCCTAACTGCAAAAATGACTGCTCTAGAAGAGATGAACAGCTGCTGA
- the LOC111196873 gene encoding uncharacterized protein LOC111196873 isoform X5: MYDLEKLMKKDDVPGHILLGHVGLFPLTVDSFRSLYGPNRISDEIMDALFHIKSKGDLDLLAITTHSMSKILDGCKRARSTYFMKTDKLQNYKRVMGPYLEGDHWTFVHCNLESKEIVYCNSFGESKEKCETIRDTWELFAKRRDILGPWTVKTLPHSTQLDSVSCGVFTIMVKCSACSGYFHGKCLKAKGQCVICAAGCSSTEQVNTDVCETSQKSGYSCVDEDQITLRVCDMVSCETEEPHEEEPHEEEPHEEEPHEEEPHEEERKDGFYVESLLKVASSKKVKRHFVTVAELQRRCSAPENYSANLMVTYLRKAKHKKKELEGQLRQAGVQPSKYAANTTMCSRLVEDECKSLAEDLGQLTKHIPFESIGKRLAEGNKNIPSAIVKVEELSAELQEVEKVLNEHFETYNKVTHTLGPSVSHVVFSLIKQCLTAKMTALEEMNSC, encoded by the exons ATGTACG ACCTTGAGAAACTAATGAAGAAGGATGACGTCCCTGGCCATATTCTTTTGGGACATGTGGGGCTGTTCCCACTAACTGTAGACAGCTTTCGGTCATTGTATGGCCCAAACAGAATTTCAGATGAG ATCATGGATGCCCTTTTCCACATTAAGAGCAAG GGTGATTTGGATCTTCTTGCCATAACGACCCATAGCATGTCAAAGATCCTTGATGGGTGCAAAAGGGCAAGGAGTACATACTTCATGAAG ACTGacaaactacaaaactacaaaagaGTTATGGGTCCTTACCTAGAGGGAGATCACTGGACCTTTGTT CATTGCAACTTGGAAAGTAAAGAGATTGTGTATTGTAATTCCTTTGGAGAGTCAAAGGAGAAATGTGAAACCATCAGAGACACCTGGGA ACTGTTTGCAAAGAGGAGAGATATTCTTGGTCCATGGACAGTCAAAACCTTACCACATTCAACACAGCTGGATTCCGTGTCATGTGGAGTTTTCACCATAATG GTTAAATGCAGTGCCTGCAGTGGGTATTTTCATGGCAAGTGCCTCAAAGCAAAAGGCCAGTGTGTCATCTGTGCAG CTGGCTGTAGCAGCACTGAGCAGGTGAACACTGATGTCTGTGAGACCAGTCAGAAGAGTGGGTATTCGT GTGTGGATGAAGACCAGATCACCCTCAGGGTCTGTGACATGG TCAGCTGTGAAACTGAGGAGCCACATGAGGAGGAGCCACATGAGGAGGAGCCACATGAGGAGGAGCCACATGAGGAGGAGCCACATGAGGAGGAGAGAAAAG ATGGGTTCTATGTAGAGAGCCTTCTCAAAGTTGCAAGCTCCAAGAAAGTTAAAAG GCACTTTGTAACAGTTGCAGAGCTACAGAGGAGATGCTCAGCCCCAGAAAACTACTCTGCCAACCTCATGGTCACATACTTGAGGAAGGCAAAACATAAGAAAAAGGAGTTAGAAGGGCAGTTGAGACAGGCAGGAGTGCAACCTTCTAAATATGCAGCAAACACTACTATGTGCTCCCGGCTGGTGGAAG ATGAGTGCAAAAGTCTGGCAGAGGACCTTGGACAGCTCACAAAGCACATCCCCTTTGAAAGCATTGGGAAAAGACTGGCTGAGGGCAACAAAAACATACCATCTGCTATTGTAAAAGTTGAAGAATTGAG TGCTGAACTACAGGAAGTGGAGAAAGTCCTTAATGAACACTTTGAGACCTATAACAAGGTCACACACACGCTTGGGCCCAGTGTCAGCCATGTGGTGTTCAGTTTGATAAAACAGTGCCTAACTGCAAAAATGACTGCTCTAGAAGAGATGAACAGCTGCTGA
- the LOC111196873 gene encoding uncharacterized protein LOC111196873 isoform X7 produces MYDLEKLMKKDDVPGHILLGHVGLFPLTVDSFRSLYGPNRISDEIMDALFHIKSKGDLDLLAITTHSMSKILDGCKRARSTYFMKTDKLQNYKRVMGPYLEGDHWTFVHCNLESKEIVYCNSFGESKEKCETIRDTWELFAKRRDILGPWTVKTLPHSTQLDSVSCGVFTIMFAECVLDGKEFPNICILNKRKDLASELWAGLDHKRNYCSCGERFLPKDGVKCSACSGYFHGKCLKAKGQCVICAAGCSSTEQVNTDVCETSQKSGYSCVDEDQITLRVCDMVSCETEEPHEEEPHEEEPHEEEPHEEEPHEEERKDECKSLAEDLGQLTKHIPFESIGKRLAEGNKNIPSAIVKVEELSAELQEVEKVLNEHFETYNKVTHTLGPSVSHVVFSLIKQCLTAKMTALEEMNSC; encoded by the exons ATGTACG ACCTTGAGAAACTAATGAAGAAGGATGACGTCCCTGGCCATATTCTTTTGGGACATGTGGGGCTGTTCCCACTAACTGTAGACAGCTTTCGGTCATTGTATGGCCCAAACAGAATTTCAGATGAG ATCATGGATGCCCTTTTCCACATTAAGAGCAAG GGTGATTTGGATCTTCTTGCCATAACGACCCATAGCATGTCAAAGATCCTTGATGGGTGCAAAAGGGCAAGGAGTACATACTTCATGAAG ACTGacaaactacaaaactacaaaagaGTTATGGGTCCTTACCTAGAGGGAGATCACTGGACCTTTGTT CATTGCAACTTGGAAAGTAAAGAGATTGTGTATTGTAATTCCTTTGGAGAGTCAAAGGAGAAATGTGAAACCATCAGAGACACCTGGGA ACTGTTTGCAAAGAGGAGAGATATTCTTGGTCCATGGACAGTCAAAACCTTACCACATTCAACACAGCTGGATTCCGTGTCATGTGGAGTTTTCACCATAATG TTTGCAGAATGTGTTCTTGATGGTAAGGAGTTTCCCAACATCTGTATACTAAACAAACGTAAAGACCTGGCTTCTGAGCTGTGGGCAGGACTAG ATCACAAAAGAAATTATTGCAGTTGTGGTGAAAGATTCCTGCCTAAAGATGGG GTTAAATGCAGTGCCTGCAGTGGGTATTTTCATGGCAAGTGCCTCAAAGCAAAAGGCCAGTGTGTCATCTGTGCAG CTGGCTGTAGCAGCACTGAGCAGGTGAACACTGATGTCTGTGAGACCAGTCAGAAGAGTGGGTATTCGT GTGTGGATGAAGACCAGATCACCCTCAGGGTCTGTGACATGG TCAGCTGTGAAACTGAGGAGCCACATGAGGAGGAGCCACATGAGGAGGAGCCACATGAGGAGGAGCCACATGAGGAGGAGCCACATGAGGAGGAGAGAAAAG ATGAGTGCAAAAGTCTGGCAGAGGACCTTGGACAGCTCACAAAGCACATCCCCTTTGAAAGCATTGGGAAAAGACTGGCTGAGGGCAACAAAAACATACCATCTGCTATTGTAAAAGTTGAAGAATTGAG TGCTGAACTACAGGAAGTGGAGAAAGTCCTTAATGAACACTTTGAGACCTATAACAAGGTCACACACACGCTTGGGCCCAGTGTCAGCCATGTGGTGTTCAGTTTGATAAAACAGTGCCTAACTGCAAAAATGACTGCTCTAGAAGAGATGAACAGCTGCTGA
- the LOC111196873 gene encoding uncharacterized protein LOC111196873 isoform X1: MYDLEKLMKKDDVPGHILLGHVGLFPLTVDSFRSLYGPNRISDEIMDALFHIKSKGDLDLLAITTHSMSKILDGCKRARSTYFMKTDKLQNYKRVMGPYLEGDHWTFVHCNLESKEIVYCNSFGESKEKCETIRDTWELFAKRRDILGPWTVKTLPHSTQLDSVSCGVFTIMFAECVLDGKEFPNICILNKRKDLASELWAGLDHKRNYCSCGERFLPKDGVKCSACSGYFHGKCLKAKGQCVICAAGCSSTEQVNTDVCETSQKSGYSCVDEDQITLRVCDMVSCETEEPHEEEPHEEEPHEEEPHEEEPHEEERKDGFYVESLLKVASSKKVKRHFVTVAELQRRCSAPENYSANLMVTYLRKAKHKKKELEGQLRQAGVQPSKYAANTTMCSRLVEDECKSLAEDLGQLTKHIPFESIGKRLAEGNKNIPSAIVKVEELSAELQEVEKVLNEHFETYNKVTHTLGPSVSHVVFSLIKQCLTAKMTALEEMNSC, encoded by the exons ATGTACG ACCTTGAGAAACTAATGAAGAAGGATGACGTCCCTGGCCATATTCTTTTGGGACATGTGGGGCTGTTCCCACTAACTGTAGACAGCTTTCGGTCATTGTATGGCCCAAACAGAATTTCAGATGAG ATCATGGATGCCCTTTTCCACATTAAGAGCAAG GGTGATTTGGATCTTCTTGCCATAACGACCCATAGCATGTCAAAGATCCTTGATGGGTGCAAAAGGGCAAGGAGTACATACTTCATGAAG ACTGacaaactacaaaactacaaaagaGTTATGGGTCCTTACCTAGAGGGAGATCACTGGACCTTTGTT CATTGCAACTTGGAAAGTAAAGAGATTGTGTATTGTAATTCCTTTGGAGAGTCAAAGGAGAAATGTGAAACCATCAGAGACACCTGGGA ACTGTTTGCAAAGAGGAGAGATATTCTTGGTCCATGGACAGTCAAAACCTTACCACATTCAACACAGCTGGATTCCGTGTCATGTGGAGTTTTCACCATAATG TTTGCAGAATGTGTTCTTGATGGTAAGGAGTTTCCCAACATCTGTATACTAAACAAACGTAAAGACCTGGCTTCTGAGCTGTGGGCAGGACTAG ATCACAAAAGAAATTATTGCAGTTGTGGTGAAAGATTCCTGCCTAAAGATGGG GTTAAATGCAGTGCCTGCAGTGGGTATTTTCATGGCAAGTGCCTCAAAGCAAAAGGCCAGTGTGTCATCTGTGCAG CTGGCTGTAGCAGCACTGAGCAGGTGAACACTGATGTCTGTGAGACCAGTCAGAAGAGTGGGTATTCGT GTGTGGATGAAGACCAGATCACCCTCAGGGTCTGTGACATGG TCAGCTGTGAAACTGAGGAGCCACATGAGGAGGAGCCACATGAGGAGGAGCCACATGAGGAGGAGCCACATGAGGAGGAGCCACATGAGGAGGAGAGAAAAG ATGGGTTCTATGTAGAGAGCCTTCTCAAAGTTGCAAGCTCCAAGAAAGTTAAAAG GCACTTTGTAACAGTTGCAGAGCTACAGAGGAGATGCTCAGCCCCAGAAAACTACTCTGCCAACCTCATGGTCACATACTTGAGGAAGGCAAAACATAAGAAAAAGGAGTTAGAAGGGCAGTTGAGACAGGCAGGAGTGCAACCTTCTAAATATGCAGCAAACACTACTATGTGCTCCCGGCTGGTGGAAG ATGAGTGCAAAAGTCTGGCAGAGGACCTTGGACAGCTCACAAAGCACATCCCCTTTGAAAGCATTGGGAAAAGACTGGCTGAGGGCAACAAAAACATACCATCTGCTATTGTAAAAGTTGAAGAATTGAG TGCTGAACTACAGGAAGTGGAGAAAGTCCTTAATGAACACTTTGAGACCTATAACAAGGTCACACACACGCTTGGGCCCAGTGTCAGCCATGTGGTGTTCAGTTTGATAAAACAGTGCCTAACTGCAAAAATGACTGCTCTAGAAGAGATGAACAGCTGCTGA